The proteins below are encoded in one region of Bacillus vallismortis:
- the liaG gene encoding LiaG family protein codes for MKKMLGKLLITAGILVFFGVIVKDVFAAGLGIISGTEADSASASPRDIDSVVIESDTKDVQIIAEERNDISAGISGDSGKLFVTESRRKLELDAKEKEFQFLSGFNRSFLVVRLPYDYKGDLTVRTSSGDISVDGNQRLALSGMNAASASGNMSVTNVRLQEMKVKGSSGDVTMSNTVSNTARIDSASGDVNLADVSGSLDVKLTSGDLDAALKKVSGPVSVTLTSGDADLSLPESGSFTVNAKSSSGDVSSPYSFADTAHKEEHHITGSQGSGRHPIDIKTDSGDLTIR; via the coding sequence ATGAAAAAAATGCTGGGCAAACTGTTAATCACTGCCGGTATTCTTGTGTTTTTTGGCGTCATCGTAAAAGACGTGTTTGCTGCAGGCTTGGGAATCATAAGCGGCACTGAAGCCGATTCAGCCAGCGCATCGCCGCGGGACATCGATAGCGTGGTCATTGAGTCGGACACCAAGGATGTCCAAATCATAGCGGAAGAACGAAATGACATATCGGCAGGCATTTCAGGAGACTCCGGAAAATTATTTGTCACTGAAAGCAGAAGGAAACTGGAGCTGGACGCAAAGGAAAAAGAGTTTCAATTTTTGAGTGGATTTAACCGTTCTTTTCTTGTCGTCCGGCTTCCTTATGATTATAAAGGGGATCTGACGGTGCGAACCTCAAGCGGGGACATATCAGTGGACGGGAATCAGCGTCTGGCGCTTTCCGGGATGAACGCAGCATCTGCGAGCGGAAATATGAGCGTGACGAACGTCCGCCTTCAAGAGATGAAAGTAAAGGGATCATCCGGTGATGTCACCATGTCAAATACGGTCTCCAACACAGCCCGTATTGACTCAGCTTCCGGAGACGTCAATCTGGCTGATGTCTCCGGCTCTCTTGATGTGAAGCTGACTTCCGGAGACCTGGATGCCGCACTGAAAAAGGTATCGGGTCCTGTATCTGTCACGCTGACAAGCGGTGACGCTGATCTGAGCCTTCCCGAAAGCGGCAGCTTTACAGTCAACGCGAAATCATCGAGTGGTGACGTCAGTTCGCCGTATTCATTTGCTGATACAGCACATAAAGAAGAACATCACATCACAGGCTCGCAAGGAAGCGGCCGGCATCCAATCGATATCAAAACGGACAGCGGGGATCTAACGATACGGTAG
- the fumC gene encoding class II fumarate hydratase, translated as MEYRIERDTMGEVKVPADKFWGAQTQRSKENFKIGSEKMPMRVVKAFAILKRSTALANQRLGNLDAEKAEAIAAVCDDVLKGKYDDNFPLVVWQTGSGTQSNMNMNEVVANRATALLKEKNSDQTIHPNDDVNRSQSSNDTFPTAMHVAAVLAVYEQLVPALDQLRHTLDEKAKAYNDIVKIGRTHLQDATPLTLGQEISGWVYMLDRSKEMILEATEKMRALAIGGTAVGTGINAHPEFGELVSEEISNLTGQAFTSSPNKFHALTSHDEITYAHGALKALAADLMKIANDVRWLASGPRCGIGEIAIPENEPGSSIMPGKVNPTQSEALTMIAAQIMGNDATIGFAASQGNFELNVFKPVIIYNFLQSVQLLSDGMNSFHDKCAVGIEPDKETIQENLSNSLMLVTALNPHIGYENAAKIAKLAHKEGLTLKEAALKLELLTEEQFNEMVKPEDMVKPKA; from the coding sequence ATGGAATACAGAATTGAACGAGACACCATGGGAGAAGTGAAAGTTCCTGCTGATAAATTTTGGGGCGCCCAAACACAGCGAAGCAAGGAGAACTTCAAGATCGGTTCTGAAAAAATGCCGATGCGTGTTGTGAAGGCGTTTGCAATATTAAAACGAAGCACAGCGCTCGCTAATCAACGCCTTGGCAATTTGGATGCGGAAAAAGCGGAGGCGATTGCAGCGGTTTGTGATGATGTGCTCAAAGGCAAATACGATGACAACTTCCCGCTAGTCGTTTGGCAGACTGGAAGCGGCACACAAAGCAATATGAACATGAATGAAGTGGTCGCCAACCGCGCGACTGCCCTATTAAAAGAAAAGAACTCTGATCAAACGATTCATCCAAATGATGACGTGAACCGGAGCCAAAGCTCAAACGACACATTCCCGACTGCGATGCATGTGGCCGCTGTCTTGGCTGTTTACGAGCAGCTTGTGCCGGCGCTTGACCAGCTTCGCCATACATTGGATGAAAAAGCGAAAGCCTACAACGATATTGTTAAAATCGGACGCACGCACCTTCAGGATGCTACGCCTCTGACGCTCGGACAGGAAATCAGCGGATGGGTTTACATGCTGGACCGTTCGAAGGAAATGATTTTGGAAGCGACAGAAAAAATGCGTGCGCTTGCAATCGGCGGGACGGCTGTCGGAACAGGAATTAACGCTCACCCAGAGTTTGGAGAGCTTGTCTCAGAAGAGATCTCAAACCTGACCGGCCAAGCGTTCACCAGCTCGCCGAATAAATTCCACGCGCTGACAAGCCATGACGAAATCACGTATGCACACGGCGCGTTAAAAGCGCTTGCGGCTGACTTAATGAAAATCGCAAACGATGTCAGATGGCTTGCGAGCGGACCTCGCTGCGGCATCGGGGAGATCGCCATCCCTGAAAATGAACCGGGCAGCTCCATTATGCCTGGTAAAGTCAACCCGACACAAAGTGAAGCATTGACAATGATTGCTGCCCAAATCATGGGGAACGATGCGACAATCGGCTTTGCGGCGAGTCAGGGGAACTTTGAGCTGAACGTGTTTAAGCCTGTGATTATTTACAACTTCCTGCAATCTGTGCAGCTGCTGAGCGACGGCATGAATTCCTTCCATGATAAATGTGCGGTCGGCATTGAGCCTGACAAAGAAACCATTCAGGAAAACCTGTCCAATTCATTAATGCTTGTTACAGCGCTGAATCCGCATATCGGATACGAAAACGCGGCGAAAATCGCCAAGCTTGCCCATAAAGAAGGATTGACGCTGAAAGAAGCGGCATTGAAGCTTGAATTGCTGACAGAGGAGCAATTTAACGAAATGGTGAAGCCGGAAGATATGGTAAAACCAAAAGCGTAA
- a CDS encoding spore germination protein, with amino-acid sequence MEQTEFKEYIHDNLALVLPKLKENDDLVKNKKMLSNGLVFYYLYFSELNDQHKVAESIKILIKDEETLTLDEVKKRLDQLDARPVKTAKKAVESILSGNCAVFINGLDNVYILSTGKKKTRSLAEPTTEKVVRGPKVAFVEDLNTNLALIRQRTPHPKLITKKIMIGDNKLKPAAIMYIEGKAKKSVIKEVKARLKNVQLEDIQDSGTLEELIEDNKYSPFPQIQNTERPDKVSSALFNGRVAILVDSSPFVLLVPVSLGVLMQSPDDYYERWISASLIRLLRFASIFITLFLSSIYIALVSFHQGLLPTALAVTISANRENVPFPPIFEALLMEVTIELLREAGLRLPNPLGQTIGLVGGVVIGQAAVEASLVSSIMVIVVSVIALASFTVPQYGMGLSFRVLRFISMFCAAILGLYGIILFMLVIYTHLTRQTSFGSPYFSPNGFFSLKNTDDSIIRLPIKNKPKEANNPNEPKTDSTET; translated from the coding sequence TTGGAACAAACAGAGTTTAAGGAATATATACACGATAATTTGGCATTGGTGCTTCCTAAATTAAAAGAAAACGATGATCTCGTAAAAAACAAAAAAATGCTCTCCAACGGGCTTGTTTTTTACTATCTGTATTTTAGTGAATTGAATGATCAGCATAAGGTTGCAGAATCGATAAAAATCTTAATCAAAGATGAGGAGACTCTCACGCTTGACGAGGTCAAAAAACGACTTGACCAGCTAGATGCAAGACCCGTTAAAACCGCGAAAAAAGCGGTTGAATCTATTTTAAGCGGCAATTGCGCTGTGTTTATCAACGGATTGGACAATGTCTATATTCTGTCTACAGGAAAGAAAAAAACGAGAAGTCTGGCAGAGCCGACAACTGAAAAAGTCGTTCGCGGCCCAAAAGTGGCGTTTGTAGAAGATCTCAATACAAATCTCGCGCTGATCAGACAAAGAACCCCTCATCCGAAGTTAATCACCAAAAAAATCATGATCGGCGATAACAAGCTGAAACCTGCAGCCATTATGTACATAGAGGGGAAAGCAAAAAAGTCCGTCATAAAAGAAGTGAAAGCGCGGCTTAAAAATGTCCAGCTGGAGGATATCCAGGACAGCGGCACACTTGAGGAACTTATTGAAGATAATAAATATTCGCCGTTTCCGCAGATTCAAAATACGGAAAGGCCTGATAAGGTATCGTCAGCCCTGTTTAACGGCCGGGTGGCCATTTTGGTCGATAGTTCACCATTTGTCCTGCTGGTGCCGGTTTCTCTCGGCGTACTGATGCAATCCCCGGATGACTACTATGAGCGCTGGATATCAGCATCGCTGATCCGATTGCTGCGTTTTGCTTCTATCTTCATTACCTTGTTTTTGTCATCTATTTATATCGCGCTCGTGTCCTTCCATCAAGGGCTGCTGCCGACCGCGCTCGCCGTCACGATTTCGGCAAATAGGGAAAACGTGCCGTTCCCTCCGATATTTGAAGCTCTGCTGATGGAAGTAACCATCGAGCTGTTAAGAGAAGCCGGGCTCCGCCTCCCCAATCCGCTCGGCCAGACGATCGGCCTCGTCGGGGGTGTTGTTATCGGACAGGCGGCGGTAGAAGCGAGTCTCGTCAGTTCGATTATGGTGATCGTAGTCAGTGTCATTGCTCTTGCATCCTTTACCGTTCCTCAATACGGGATGGGCCTGTCTTTCCGGGTGCTGCGTTTTATTTCAATGTTTTGCGCCGCTATTCTTGGGCTGTACGGAATCATTTTATTTATGCTTGTCATTTATACACACCTAACGAGACAAACAAGCTTTGGATCTCCGTATTTTTCTCCAAACGGGTTCTTCAGTTTGAAAAATACGGATGATTCCATTATCCGTCTCCCAATTAAAAACAAACCAAAAGAGGCGAATAATCCAAATGAGCCAAAAACAGACTCCACTGAAACTTAA
- a CDS encoding TetR/AcrR family transcriptional regulator, producing MKEKEKLIIETALKLFAQKGYNATSVQEIAKACKISKGAFYIYFPSKEALLLSMLNYYYDKTFTRILDIQTKGDSPRTAYRKQLTVLYENILEHKDFISMQMKEGSLPYTEEVEQYAKKIRQSSLQFHIDSLLNIYGKKAEPYTAELCFLIEGISQIYLECLILLGYTVKPDQLADIMMNRIDDMVKGMAERNDKPFITLEEASSLFGPLTHGRPDPLTESIMKSLRDKLNSLHTNSSLELSESLDILEAEIQKKTPKLAIIKGMIHNLTECEALAKDAEQLKYLLHQQYI from the coding sequence TTGAAGGAAAAAGAAAAGCTGATTATTGAAACAGCCTTAAAACTATTTGCCCAAAAAGGATACAATGCAACATCAGTTCAAGAAATCGCAAAAGCATGCAAAATATCCAAAGGCGCTTTTTATATTTATTTTCCTTCGAAAGAAGCGCTTCTTCTGTCTATGCTGAACTACTATTACGATAAAACGTTTACCCGAATTTTAGATATTCAAACGAAAGGCGACAGCCCAAGAACGGCTTACCGCAAACAGCTGACCGTGCTCTATGAAAACATTCTGGAACACAAGGATTTTATCAGCATGCAGATGAAGGAAGGCTCTCTGCCTTACACAGAGGAGGTGGAGCAATACGCCAAAAAAATCCGGCAGTCCTCACTTCAATTTCATATCGACAGCCTTCTGAACATTTACGGAAAAAAGGCGGAACCATATACTGCAGAACTTTGTTTCTTAATAGAGGGCATCAGCCAGATTTACCTGGAATGCTTAATCCTGCTCGGCTACACTGTGAAGCCTGACCAATTAGCTGATATCATGATGAATAGAATTGATGACATGGTAAAAGGCATGGCTGAACGAAACGATAAGCCTTTCATCACGTTGGAAGAAGCAAGCTCTTTATTTGGGCCTCTTACGCACGGACGGCCTGATCCGCTGACTGAATCGATTATGAAAAGCCTTCGTGACAAATTGAACAGCTTACACACAAACTCCTCTCTTGAATTATCGGAGAGCTTGGACATACTTGAAGCAGAAATACAGAAAAAAACACCGAAGCTGGCGATCATAAAAGGAATGATCCATAATCTGACGGAGTGTGAAGCCCTCGCCAAAGATGCGGAGCAGCTGAAATATCTGTTACATCAGCAATATATTTAG
- the liaR gene encoding two-component system response regulator LiaR, with protein MIRVLLIDDHEMVRMGLAAFLEAQPDIEVIGEASDGREGVRLAAELSPDVILMDLVMEGMDGIEATKQICREIPDPKIIVLTSFIDDDKVYPIIEAGALSYLLKTSKAADIADAIRAASKGEPKLESKVAGKVLSRLRHSGEHTLPHESLTKRELEILRLIAEGKTNKEIGEELFITIKTVKTHITNLLSKLDVSDRTQAAVYAHRNNLVK; from the coding sequence GTGATTCGAGTATTATTGATTGATGATCATGAAATGGTCAGAATGGGGCTAGCGGCTTTTTTAGAGGCGCAGCCTGATATTGAAGTCATCGGTGAAGCGTCTGACGGCCGCGAAGGCGTGCGGCTTGCTGCCGAACTGTCGCCTGATGTCATTTTAATGGATCTTGTTATGGAGGGCATGGATGGAATTGAAGCTACAAAGCAAATTTGCCGGGAGATTCCTGATCCAAAAATTATTGTGCTCACAAGCTTCATAGATGATGACAAAGTGTATCCGATCATTGAAGCGGGCGCGCTCAGCTATTTATTGAAAACCTCAAAAGCGGCGGATATCGCCGATGCGATCCGCGCCGCAAGCAAGGGAGAGCCAAAGCTGGAATCAAAAGTGGCGGGAAAAGTATTGTCCCGGCTGCGCCACTCTGGTGAACACACGCTCCCGCATGAATCACTGACAAAACGGGAGCTCGAAATTCTCCGCCTGATCGCAGAAGGAAAGACAAACAAAGAAATCGGCGAAGAACTGTTTATCACCATTAAAACAGTCAAAACCCATATCACCAATCTACTATCAAAGCTGGATGTCAGTGACCGGACGCAGGCCGCAGTGTACGCCCACCGAAACAATCTCGTCAAATAG
- the liaH gene encoding stress responsive protein LiaH — MVFKRMRDMFVASVHEGLDKLENPKVMLNQYVRDMESDIAKAKQTIVKQHTIAYQFKKKYEEAAEVAGKRKNQAQLAFDAGEEDLAKKALTEMKYLEGKAAEHKASYEQANSQLADLKEQLAALETKLQDVKDKKQALIARANAAKAKDHMNTTFDKMDSESAYREFLRIENRIEEMEIRANDSKSAEAGTELTRKEFADEVEAEIEHMRALSLQKSDQTSQAANE, encoded by the coding sequence ATGGTATTCAAAAGAATGAGAGATATGTTTGTTGCGTCAGTTCATGAAGGGCTTGATAAACTGGAGAACCCGAAGGTGATGCTGAATCAATATGTCCGTGATATGGAAAGTGACATTGCAAAAGCAAAACAAACCATTGTAAAACAGCACACGATTGCCTATCAATTTAAGAAAAAATATGAAGAAGCAGCTGAAGTGGCTGGCAAACGCAAAAACCAGGCGCAGCTCGCATTTGACGCAGGTGAAGAAGACCTGGCGAAAAAGGCGCTGACTGAAATGAAATATCTAGAAGGGAAGGCGGCTGAGCATAAAGCGTCGTATGAACAAGCGAACAGTCAGCTTGCTGACCTGAAAGAACAGCTGGCTGCGCTTGAAACTAAGCTGCAGGACGTAAAGGATAAAAAACAGGCGCTGATTGCCCGGGCCAATGCGGCAAAAGCAAAAGACCATATGAATACGACATTTGACAAAATGGATAGCGAAAGCGCGTATCGTGAATTTTTGCGCATTGAAAACCGCATTGAGGAAATGGAGATTCGCGCGAATGATTCAAAGTCAGCTGAAGCCGGCACAGAACTCACGCGCAAAGAATTTGCAGACGAAGTGGAGGCGGAGATTGAACATATGAGGGCGCTCTCACTGCAAAAATCAGATCAGACATCACAAGCAGCAAATGAATAA
- a CDS encoding YvzF family protein, whose product MAQVRLAGKQEEIEQLIKSFEKNYEVSYTSKEYGRTNPKYKYSKDSRVYLELKLKSAKIEK is encoded by the coding sequence GTGGCACAGGTAAGACTTGCAGGAAAACAAGAAGAAATCGAACAGCTCATCAAATCTTTTGAAAAAAATTACGAGGTCTCCTATACATCAAAGGAGTACGGCAGGACGAATCCAAAGTACAAATATTCAAAGGATTCCCGCGTATATCTCGAATTAAAATTAAAATCAGCCAAGATAGAAAAATAA
- a CDS encoding spore germination protein gives MSQKQTPLKLNTFQGISIIANTMLGAGLLTLPRALTTKANTPDGWITLILEGVIFIFFIYLNTLIQKKHQYSSLFEYLREGLGKWFGSIISLLICCYFTGVASFESRAMAEMVKFFLLERTPVQVIILTFIACGIYLIIGGLSDVSRLFPFYLTVTIIILLIVFGISFKIFDINNLRPVLGEGLGPIANSLTVVSISFLGVEIMLFLPEHMKKKKYTFRYASFGFLIPIVLYIITYIIVVGALTAPEVKTLIWPTISLFQSFELKGVFIERFESFLLIVWIIQFFTTFVIYGYFAANGLKKTFGLSTKKSMVLIGVAVYYFSLWPGDTNEVMMYSDYLGYIFVGLFVLPFILFFIVALKRRITAK, from the coding sequence ATGAGCCAAAAACAGACTCCACTGAAACTTAATACTTTCCAGGGAATTTCGATTATCGCGAATACAATGCTAGGCGCCGGTCTATTAACATTGCCGAGAGCGCTGACGACTAAGGCCAACACCCCTGACGGCTGGATTACGCTCATTTTAGAAGGCGTTATATTCATTTTTTTCATTTATTTAAATACCCTTATTCAGAAAAAACATCAGTATTCTTCTCTGTTTGAATATTTGCGGGAAGGGCTCGGGAAATGGTTCGGCAGCATCATCAGCCTTTTGATCTGCTGTTATTTTACTGGGGTAGCCAGCTTTGAAAGTCGTGCGATGGCTGAAATGGTGAAATTTTTCCTGCTGGAGAGAACGCCGGTTCAGGTGATTATTTTGACGTTTATCGCTTGCGGCATCTATTTAATCATCGGGGGATTAAGTGATGTATCGCGATTATTCCCCTTTTATTTAACCGTTACGATTATTATTTTGCTGATTGTATTCGGGATCAGCTTTAAAATTTTCGACATTAATAATTTGCGGCCTGTTTTAGGTGAAGGACTTGGCCCCATTGCCAATTCACTTACTGTCGTCTCCATCTCGTTTTTAGGTGTGGAAATTATGCTGTTTCTTCCCGAACATATGAAAAAAAAGAAATATACATTCAGATATGCATCTTTCGGCTTTTTGATTCCTATTGTGTTATATATCATTACGTATATTATCGTTGTCGGGGCTTTGACCGCTCCTGAGGTAAAGACGCTGATCTGGCCGACCATTTCTCTCTTTCAGTCCTTTGAGCTCAAGGGCGTATTCATTGAGCGGTTTGAATCGTTTTTACTAATCGTCTGGATTATTCAATTTTTCACGACGTTTGTCATTTACGGCTATTTTGCCGCTAATGGGCTCAAGAAGACGTTTGGACTATCAACTAAAAAAAGCATGGTTCTTATTGGCGTAGCTGTCTATTACTTCTCGCTTTGGCCGGGTGACACAAACGAAGTCATGATGTACAGCGATTATCTCGGGTACATTTTCGTCGGCCTGTTCGTGCTCCCTTTCATTCTCTTTTTCATCGTCGCTCTCAAAAGGAGGATTACAGCAAAATGA
- a CDS encoding Ger(x)C family spore germination protein, translating into MKIRILSIVMCVLLLSGCWDSRNIEELSLVIGVGLDKPDDENLELTQQILVPKKISTQEGSPPDPTQLSVTKGETVHQMTRTSALKHNPTFPQHLRVILFSKDVISDNIGMDALINQFVRDNGTRRSSYVFVTDGRTKDIFKMSDGGEPASNVIYDLTGNNNVTIKMMNPVTLGEVSEHLTSDDSFLIPHVGEENGKLAINGASIIKNKFWVRNLTPGEVQNINLFTGTVEGGVIDLKHKGNFFSYEVYSSNRKIKTIYKDGKFKFIVTRNIEGRLSEDWNPNEDSFKDSYIKEIEKAVVKRLNQTVTSFITGKLQKEIKADVTGLGNEVRIHYPQKWKEISRKWDDEYFSNAEIDYRVNVIIRDFGTKGATK; encoded by the coding sequence ATGAAGATCCGGATTTTAAGTATAGTCATGTGCGTTCTTTTGCTGTCCGGGTGCTGGGACAGCCGGAACATCGAGGAATTAAGCTTGGTGATTGGTGTGGGCTTAGATAAGCCGGATGATGAAAATTTAGAACTGACACAGCAGATTCTCGTGCCGAAAAAGATCAGCACCCAGGAAGGCTCTCCACCTGATCCAACACAGCTTTCTGTCACAAAGGGTGAAACTGTCCATCAAATGACCAGAACATCTGCATTAAAGCATAACCCTACGTTTCCTCAGCATTTGCGAGTCATTCTTTTTTCCAAGGACGTCATTTCTGACAATATCGGTATGGACGCGCTGATTAATCAGTTTGTCAGAGACAACGGGACCCGGCGAAGCTCGTATGTCTTTGTGACCGATGGCCGCACGAAGGATATATTTAAGATGAGTGATGGAGGAGAGCCCGCATCTAATGTGATTTATGATCTGACAGGAAATAATAACGTGACAATTAAAATGATGAACCCTGTTACATTGGGGGAGGTATCGGAGCATTTGACATCTGATGATTCGTTTCTCATCCCGCATGTCGGTGAGGAAAATGGCAAGCTTGCGATTAACGGGGCTTCCATCATTAAAAACAAATTTTGGGTGCGAAATTTAACACCGGGAGAAGTTCAAAATATTAACTTATTTACAGGCACAGTCGAAGGCGGTGTGATCGACTTGAAGCACAAAGGCAACTTCTTTTCTTATGAAGTGTATTCAAGTAATCGCAAGATCAAAACAATCTACAAAGACGGAAAGTTCAAATTTATCGTGACACGCAATATTGAAGGGCGTTTATCCGAGGACTGGAACCCCAATGAAGATTCGTTTAAGGATTCCTATATAAAGGAAATTGAAAAGGCAGTCGTCAAACGATTAAATCAAACCGTAACGTCGTTTATTACAGGCAAGCTTCAAAAAGAGATCAAAGCAGACGTAACCGGTCTGGGAAACGAGGTCAGGATTCATTATCCTCAAAAGTGGAAAGAAATATCCAGAAAATGGGACGATGAATATTTCAGCAATGCGGAAATCGACTATCGCGTCAATGTCATTATCAGAGACTTTGGGACAAAAGGCGCGACCAAATAG
- the spxO gene encoding anti-adapter protein SpxO gives MRELDEMISRLRNRGIKVEKVKYPKQTLSEKKWVHQCKQPLKTNYRDFNGYSFT, from the coding sequence ATGAGAGAATTGGACGAAATGATCAGCCGCTTGCGAAACAGAGGAATTAAAGTGGAGAAAGTCAAATATCCGAAGCAGACATTGTCAGAGAAAAAATGGGTTCATCAGTGCAAACAGCCGCTCAAAACAAATTACAGAGATTTTAACGGCTACTCTTTCACATAA
- the liaS gene encoding two-component system sensor histidine kinase LiaS — protein sequence MRKKQLASLQWRAIRMTTGISLLLFACMISFMMVYYRLDPLVLLSTSWFGIPFILILLLISVTVGFASGYMYGNRLKTRVDTLVESILTYENGNFAYRIPPLGDDEIGLAADQLNEMAKRVELQVASLQKLSNERAEWQAQMKKSVISEERQRLARDLHDAVSQQLFAISMMTSAVLEHVKDADDKTVKRIKLVEHMAGEAQNEMRALLLHLRPVTLEGKGLKEGLTELLDEFRKKQPLEIEWDIQDTPISKGMEDHLFRIVQEALSNVFRHSKASKVSVILNVKNSQLRLKVIDNGKGFTMDQVKASSYGLNSMKERASEIGGVAEVISVEGKGTQIEVKVPIFPEEKGENERDSSIID from the coding sequence ATGAGAAAAAAACAGCTTGCCAGCCTCCAGTGGCGCGCCATCCGCATGACAACGGGAATCAGCTTGCTCCTTTTTGCCTGCATGATCTCCTTTATGATGGTATATTATCGGCTCGATCCGCTTGTTTTGCTGTCTACAAGCTGGTTTGGAATTCCGTTTATCCTGATATTGCTGCTGATCAGTGTGACGGTTGGTTTTGCCTCGGGGTATATGTACGGCAACAGGCTGAAGACAAGGGTTGATACATTAGTCGAATCGATTTTAACCTATGAAAACGGCAATTTCGCTTATCGAATACCGCCGCTTGGAGATGATGAAATCGGCCTGGCCGCCGATCAGCTGAATGAAATGGCGAAGCGCGTGGAGCTTCAAGTCGCTTCCTTGCAAAAACTTTCCAATGAACGCGCGGAATGGCAGGCGCAAATGAAGAAATCTGTGATATCAGAAGAACGCCAGCGATTGGCAAGAGATCTTCATGACGCGGTCAGCCAGCAGCTCTTTGCGATATCGATGATGACATCGGCTGTATTGGAACACGTCAAGGATGCTGACGATAAAACGGTCAAACGGATCAAGCTGGTCGAGCATATGGCAGGGGAAGCCCAAAATGAAATGAGGGCGCTGCTGCTTCATTTAAGGCCTGTTACCCTGGAAGGAAAAGGATTGAAAGAGGGGCTTACGGAGCTTTTGGACGAGTTCCGGAAGAAACAGCCGCTGGAAATTGAGTGGGATATTCAGGACACGCCGATATCCAAGGGGATGGAAGACCATTTGTTCAGGATCGTTCAGGAGGCCCTTTCAAATGTATTCAGACATTCAAAAGCCTCAAAGGTATCCGTCATTCTGAACGTAAAGAACAGTCAGCTCAGGCTAAAGGTCATTGATAATGGAAAAGGCTTTACAATGGACCAGGTGAAAGCATCCTCATATGGCTTGAACTCTATGAAAGAACGCGCAAGCGAAATCGGCGGGGTTGCCGAAGTCATTTCAGTAGAAGGAAAAGGTACACAAATCGAAGTGAAGGTTCCGATTTTCCCGGAAGAAAAAGGAGAGAACGAACGTGATTCGAGTATTATTGATTGA
- the liaF gene encoding LiaRS two-component regulatory system accessory protein LiaF has translation MTKKQLLGLIIALFGISMFLQIIGIGDLLFWPLFFLIAGYFLKKYSRDWLGSVMYIFAAFLFLKNLFSITFNLFGYAFAAFLIYAGYRLIKGKPIFEPSEKRVDLTKKERHEPPKDEKHPDIRSFFIGELQMMKQPFDLNDLNISGFIGDIKIDLSKAMIPEGESTIVISGVIGNVDVYVPSDLEVAVSSAVFIGDINLIGLKKSGLSTKVYAVSPDFSESKRRVKVSVSLFIGDVDVKYV, from the coding sequence ATGACAAAAAAACAGCTTCTCGGATTGATCATTGCTTTATTCGGCATCAGCATGTTTTTGCAAATTATCGGAATAGGCGATCTGCTGTTTTGGCCGCTCTTTTTTCTGATTGCCGGCTATTTCTTGAAAAAATATTCCCGTGATTGGCTCGGTTCCGTCATGTACATCTTTGCCGCGTTCTTATTTTTGAAAAACCTCTTCAGCATCACCTTTAATTTATTCGGCTATGCGTTTGCCGCCTTTCTGATTTACGCCGGCTATAGGCTTATCAAAGGAAAACCGATATTTGAACCGAGTGAGAAACGGGTCGATCTCACTAAAAAAGAACGGCACGAGCCGCCAAAAGATGAGAAACATCCCGACATCCGCAGCTTTTTTATCGGGGAGCTGCAAATGATGAAGCAGCCGTTTGACCTGAATGATCTCAATATCTCCGGTTTTATCGGAGATATCAAAATCGACTTGTCTAAAGCGATGATTCCCGAAGGAGAAAGTACAATCGTCATTAGCGGCGTCATTGGAAACGTTGATGTTTATGTGCCATCAGACCTTGAAGTGGCTGTCAGCTCGGCCGTTTTTATCGGTGATATTAATCTGATCGGCTTGAAGAAAAGCGGTTTAAGCACGAAGGTATATGCCGTGTCACCTGATTTCAGCGAATCAAAGCGCCGAGTGAAGGTATCCGTCTCCTTATTTATCGGTGATGTGGATGTGAAGTACGTATGA